The Ignicoccus islandicus DSM 13165 sequence GGAGGAATTAATAAGTAAAATTTGGTTCCTACGGTCAAGGCTCAACACCGGAGGTTTCGCATTTCAATTGTAAAAATCCCTGTTATTTAACGTTTAATTCCAAGACCTCGGCATTCAACGCCTTCATCACCTATCAAGGGGGCAACACTCCTCATCGGTCAGAACCAACTCACCTGACTCTCAAAGAACCTCTTAACTGCTATGACTCTCTCAATTGCTTCGCTAGGTGACCTAGTAGGTTCCTCCCGAACCTCCTCCCAAAGCTCTTCCTTACCACTTAAGCCTATTAATTCGGCCATCATGGCTCTGACGGAATTCTCTCCGTAGCCACCTCCTCCAGCACCTATAATTGGTATTCCGAAGCTGGAAAGTAACTCCCCTATTCTCTTATAGGTATTAGTAGTTAGGTTCAGTACACCACCTATGGGATCTCCTCTATGACCATCAACACCCATTTGGGCAACTATTAAATCTGGTTCGAACGAGTTAACGGCTCTCTCAACTATTAGTTCCAATGCCTTCAAGTAAGCTTCGTCTCCAGCCCAAGGGGGTAGCGGAACGTTTAGGCTATAGCCGTAACCGTTACCTCTTCCAAGCTCTGAATAATGTCCAGTACCGGGATAGAAGCCAGGGAAGTAGGCGTGTATACTAACAGTTAGTACGTCATCTCTTTCATAAAAAATTTCTTGGGTCCCGTTTCCGTGATGGGCATCGAAATCCAGATAAGCGACTCTCTTCCCTTCTTCAGTTGCCTTCTGAATTAAGACTGCTACGTCGTTTAGCGGACAGAACCCACTTGCTTCACATCTACTAGCGTGATGAAGACCTCCATAAGGGGAATAGAAGATCTTATCCTCGAGGTGTTGGTAACCGTAATACAGTGCCCCTAAGATAGCTTCTAAAACCTCAGCTGAGCCCTCGTAGACGTACGTATCTCCGTAATCTAGAACACCGCCTCTCTTATTTAGCTCCAAGACCGCTTCTATGAGCTCTAGACAATGAACTTTCGCGTATTCGCTTATAGGCACCTTCCCTGTCTCAACTAATGGAAACTTTCCTTCGGCGACCTCCCTAAATTTTTTCATTCTAGAGGTCCAAGCGGGAACCACACTAGGAGGAGCGAAGAACGTTTTGGTAAAAAGGTCGTTCCATCCTACCTTCAACTCAGATCAACCTATTTTGATTTGAGGTATTGGTGCACCGTTAAATGTGGTCATTTGGTTGGAGGTGGCTAGCAAGCCCGTAGCTCCGGTCTGCTCAAAGAACGATTGAACCTTCTCTTCTATTTCGAAACTCGCTTTAGATAGCTCCGGAATTTCTCTATCCATTACCCTTACGTTGATTAGAATCTCTTTGAGTCTCAAACCCGTTACTGGGGTTACCATTTTGTCTCCTCCCAAGAAGGATTCTTCGAACTCGCTTTCGTGAACTTTTAACTTAGGAGCGATATAGTTGTCTATAATGTATCTTATGAACTTCATCTCCTTACTCGCTTCAACGTAGCCGAAGAGGGCACCACTAGATAGGAGCATACTGTAAGCTTGAGTTCTTATCGCGTCTTCTACTTCGTTCATTTGCTTTTGACTCTTTAACAAGAAGTCCATTACTTCAAGGAACGTGTTTAGATCGAGCGCTTGGGTAGTTATGTTAACTGTAATGTTAAATGGGTCAACTATAGTATTGGAATTAACGTATAGCTCGTCGTAGACTATAAAAGAGAGGAGAGACGCCGTTGCCCCTAACCTAAGGGGTGCTATAACGTTAACCTTGCTGAAAGATAAGTCCTCTATGAGCTTTTTCGTTAATTCAGTTACCCTTATGTCGCCTCCGAAGGCCGTTAGGTGAAACCAAAGTTTGTCGCAGCCACTATCCTTAAGTTTCTTTAAGTACTGAGATAAGAGTGTGGCAAACACTACTGAATCCAGTGGTTGCGCGGAAGCCACCTTTGAACTAAATAGAAGTAAGCACGAATTCTTCTCAATGCCCTTCAACCGGGCTTCGTAGTCTCTTATAGAACCCATTAATTCTTGCAAATTCGGTTGAGGAGGCATAACTGGTTGGTTAGGTATACCAAATATGTTCAAATTCCACGCGACCCGAAGATAAGTGAAAAAGGGGATCTAATTAAAAAACTTTGTTTAGTGATGACCTTGACCGTAGTGTGCTTCTACGGCCTTTAACACCGGCCTGGCTAACAATACGTATACTAGTAAACCTACTGCATGCGATGCTATGGTTATCGCGACCTCTAGAGGAGTTGGGAAGTAAGGCTTCAGCACTCCTAGCGTATCAGGGGCGTACCCAGGAATAACTATAGTGAAGGTCTTTTCGGCCACCACTGCTAATATTATTAGCGTGCTTAAGAAGACTATGCCCTTGTAGCTCTTCCTTAATGGAGGTACGAAGATGGTCAGTAACGCAGCTAGTACACCTAGTACTACCCATGCCCAGAATAGCATAGCTAAGTACTCCATTCCAGGATAGCCCCAGTGGCAGATGTCGCTTCCTGCGAAGTAGGTTAGGTAGTCCTTGGCTAAGGGCTTCATGATACTACATACGAACGGGGCCATGTAGAGACCTATCGCTTGGGCCCTCTTAGCGGGTTCCGTAGTGTACCAGAAGAGCTCTTGAGTCTCTGATAGCGTGAAGTAGAGACCCACTATTAGAGCGGCAACGGAGGCTAGCAGCGTTTTCTCGTAAACGTATTTTGGTACTTTGTAGTTCTTATAGAACTTCTCTGCTATTATGCTAACTATTAAGAGAAACGCCGGTCCAGCGGCTAACGCAGTAGCAACGTATCTTGGAGCCAGTAATGGGCCTAACCATATGGGCCTAGCCGTTAGAGCTTGGCTAATGAATCCCGTTACTGTGTGGATACCTATAGCTAGTGGAGCTGCTATTACCATGAAAGCGTACATCAGCCACTTCGGTGGTTCGTACTTCGGACCCCTCCTGTACCAGTGCACAGCTAGGAACACGCCGATTAGGTTTATGATTAAGTAGCTGTTAAGCACTAGGAAGTCGTAGGTGAATATGCTCTTAGGGTTAGGTGGATGCCCCTCCATTATAGGAACTGCCATTAGCAATATCGTCCTTAGAGGTCTACCAACGTCCACGAATACTAGCGTCAATGCAACTAGTACCGCGGCCACTGCTTGGACTTCCGCCAGTGGAGCCAGCCTCATGAATCCCTTATCCCTAAAGCCGTAAGCAGCTATACCGAACAGTACGCCCGCTGCAGCTACACCGACCCAGAACACGAAGAACGATATGTACATACCCCATGCTACGGAATCGCTCATTGCAGTATAGACCATGCCTCCCTTGTCGGGAGTTATGCCTAGTTGCGTGAGTAGATGTGGATCGAATCCTAGGTGCTTTACTAACTGAGTATATATAGCTGGTGCCGCTTGCACGCCAGCCCATAGACCTAAGCCGTAACCAGCTAACACTGCCATAGCTAACGCGAAGGCCCAGTGGCTCCAGCCACCGTTTAGCGAGTACTTTATGAAGTACCATATGGTCCTCAATATTTCGATTACCATTAGGCCTCACCTCCCGATTCCTTCTTCTCTTCGCCTAACCAATCTGATGAATGGGGGTTCTTAGCGTCTATAGGAGGCGTTCTAGCTGGACCGAAATAGTAGAAGAACCTCGGCTTCGTACCGGCCGAGGGCTTGAGGACGAATACGCCGTATTCGTCTATGATCCTCTTTATTGGGCTATCTTCACTGTGCATGTCTCCGAAGGCCCTTGCTCCAACCGGACATATCTCAACGCAAGCCGTAGTACCGCCGTTCCTACTTCTTTGGATACAGAAGGTACATTTCTCAACCGTATGAACTTCTCTTGGAACGTTTCCGAATTCATGCATGTTGGGGTTAAGGGTCAACGCGTCTAGAGTTACCGGCTTCCAGTTCATGTGTCTAGCTCCGTAAGGACATGCCGTTATACAGTATCTACATCCAATACATCTGTAGCTATCTACCACTACGATTCCATCGGGCTCTTGCCAAGTCGCCCTAACTGGGCATACCATTATACAAGGCGGGTATTCACATTGGTTACAAGCGACTGGCACATATACTCTATCCTTATATGGACCGTGAGTATAGTCTATGTTAGTATTAAGGAGTTCTAGTTCCTCTCTGTCTAAGTTTAGCACCTTTATCCATTCTATTCCTTGAGTTCTGTCGACGTTGTTCTCTTGCACGCAAGCGTAGGCACACCTCCTACATCCAATACATCTATTTAGGTCGAGAGCCATAGCATACCTTACTCCCTTCTTCGGCAAGGTCCACTTTACCTTTATCTCTTGACAATGTCTCTTAGCAAGCTTACATTCGGGAGAATTGTCTCCCAACCTCTTACAGATGCTCTCAGCCGATTCCATGCATCTCTTCTTGGCATCCTCTTCCTTCTTCTTAGCTAATTCCTTAAGGTTTTCAATGGTTTTCTCGGGATTTCCGGGGACTCTATAAGGGTTCCAATTCGCAACAGCGTATTCCTCGCCATTTATTTCTATTACCTCAGCCCCACCGTAAGCCGTCTCTATTTCTTCCTTCGATAACGGTTCCAGCA is a genomic window containing:
- a CDS encoding histone deacetylase family protein, whose amino-acid sequence is MKKFREVAEGKFPLVETGKVPISEYAKVHCLELIEAVLELNKRGGVLDYGDTYVYEGSAEVLEAILGALYYGYQHLEDKIFYSPYGGLHHASRCEASGFCPLNDVAVLIQKATEEGKRVAYLDFDAHHGNGTQEIFYERDDVLTVSIHAYFPGFYPGTGHYSELGRGNGYGYSLNVPLPPWAGDEAYLKALELIVERAVNSFEPDLIVAQMGVDGHRGDPIGGVLNLTTNTYKRIGELLSSFGIPIIGAGGGGYGENSVRAMMAELIGLSGKEELWEEVREEPTRSPSEAIERVIAVKRFFESQVSWF
- the nrfD gene encoding NrfD/PsrC family molybdoenzyme membrane anchor subunit, whose translation is MVIEILRTIWYFIKYSLNGGWSHWAFALAMAVLAGYGLGLWAGVQAAPAIYTQLVKHLGFDPHLLTQLGITPDKGGMVYTAMSDSVAWGMYISFFVFWVGVAAAGVLFGIAAYGFRDKGFMRLAPLAEVQAVAAVLVALTLVFVDVGRPLRTILLMAVPIMEGHPPNPKSIFTYDFLVLNSYLIINLIGVFLAVHWYRRGPKYEPPKWLMYAFMVIAAPLAIGIHTVTGFISQALTARPIWLGPLLAPRYVATALAAGPAFLLIVSIIAEKFYKNYKVPKYVYEKTLLASVAALIVGLYFTLSETQELFWYTTEPAKRAQAIGLYMAPFVCSIMKPLAKDYLTYFAGSDICHWGYPGMEYLAMLFWAWVVLGVLAALLTIFVPPLRKSYKGIVFLSTLIILAVVAEKTFTIVIPGYAPDTLGVLKPYFPTPLEVAITIASHAVGLLVYVLLARPVLKAVEAHYGQGHH
- a CDS encoding 4Fe-4S dicluster domain-containing protein: MTSQTRRNLIKGLVAASAVTVLTAKREELMEMLEPLSKEEIETAYGGAEVIEINGEEYAVANWNPYRVPGNPEKTIENLKELAKKKEEDAKKRCMESAESICKRLGDNSPECKLAKRHCQEIKVKWTLPKKGVRYAMALDLNRCIGCRRCAYACVQENNVDRTQGIEWIKVLNLDREELELLNTNIDYTHGPYKDRVYVPVACNQCEYPPCIMVCPVRATWQEPDGIVVVDSYRCIGCRYCITACPYGARHMNWKPVTLDALTLNPNMHEFGNVPREVHTVEKCTFCIQRSRNGGTTACVEICPVGARAFGDMHSEDSPIKRIIDEYGVFVLKPSAGTKPRFFYYFGPARTPPIDAKNPHSSDWLGEEKKESGGEA